The following are encoded together in the Cynocephalus volans isolate mCynVol1 chromosome 4, mCynVol1.pri, whole genome shotgun sequence genome:
- the LOC134377366 gene encoding death-inducer obliterator 1-like: MEGKGDLSSEKAPEMIKPTRKAFIKTQGFGRTTVAKRESVGDVEAGSQGQQPPQQHSLALGRSGTWPQCTEPVEESLTIVQRRGRKNAHVSFEDSSEPMSCPVPDVETALEERIGSTSEMKSGPHSGSLSVQERPASSGKATGSKEKEDTSDNDSDGLTLKELQNRLWGKREQEPPDRPLKGIENHLRKKHREENPTETVHVEAGTTVENALPSKQEPETVQRVVSQAVTNDQESQRERAAAQQVKGEESRDSGKPKPECELHDPNTLDRMCLQPRNNRFMSCCDRCEERFRGNSGGASQARGRLLERNREDYICPNCTVLQGQDETKAETTDHQETKFRPGDADDTEFTSTGKVEQKSSEDRKIKRRVEKAANPSGKKKLKLCQPVVEAPGTSRCTRPGRSTVVQPNLAYCSKDRILKHAAATMKCLSSGKEQKPKPKEKIKMKPEKLRLAQYSVQGGIKSSSLHKRPAPEKKEGTVKKAVVAFSRSKSLGKEITCESSMPSWASNQNYSAVKLEKTSTVSSSLLCKRMYHLGAGLLDPSHSFQIAVS; encoded by the exons ATGGAAGGTAAAGGTGACCTGAGCAGTGAGAAGGCACCTGAGATGATCAAACCCACAAGGAAAGCCTTCATCAAAACCCAGGGATTCGGAAGAACAACTGTTGCTAAGCGAGAGAGTGTGGGAGATGTGGAGGCAGGCTCACAGGGGCAGCAGCCCCCACAGCAGCACAGCCTGGCCTTGGGACGCAGTGGGACATGGCCACAGTGCACCGAGCCAGTGGAGGAATCCCTTACAATAGTTCAGCGCCGAGGAAGGAAGAATGCTCATGTCTCCTTTGAAGATTCCAGTGAGCCAATGTCTTGTCCAGTCCCAGATGTTGAAACTGCCTTGGAAGAGAGGATAGGAAGTACCTCTGAGATGAAAAGTGGCCCCCACTCTGGTTCCTTGAGTGTACAGGAGCGACCTGCCTCTTCTGGAAAGGCCACAGGAAGCAAGGAGAAGGAGGACACCTCCGACAATGACAGTGATGGCCTGACTTTGAAGGAGCTTCAGAATCGCCTTTGGGGAAAGCGAGAGCAAGAGCCACCTGACAGGCCCCTGAAAGGCATCGAGAATCACCTGAGAAAGAAGCATCGGGAGGAGAATCCCACAGAAACTGTGCATGTCGAGGCAGGAACTACTGTCGAGAATGCTCTGCCCAGCAAGCAAGAGCCAGAGACTGTCCAGAGGGTTGTGTCCCAGGCAGTGACCAATGACCAAGAGAGTCAGCGGGAGAGGGCAGCAGCTCAGCAAGTGAAAGGTGAAGAGAGCAGGGACTCGGGCAAGCCTAAGCCTGAATGTGAGCTGCACGACCCCAACACCCTGGACCGCATGTGTCTCCAGCCTCGTAACAACAG GTTTATGAGTTGCTGTGACCGATGTGAAGAACGGTTTCGTGGCAATTCTGGGGGTGCTTCTCAGGCTCGAGGAAGGCTTTTGGAAAGGAACAGGGAAGATTATATCTGCCCAAACTGCACCGTTCTGCAAGGGCAGGATGAGACTAAGGCAGAAACCACAGATCATCAGGAAACTAAATTTAGACCTGGAGATGCTGATGACACAGAGTTTACAAGTACAGGAAAAGTGGAGCAAAAATCTAGTGAAGACCGAAAGATAAAGAGGAGAGTTGAGAAAGCTGCAAATCCAAGTGGCAAGAAAAAACTCAAGCTTTGCCAGCCT GTGGTAGAGGCTCCAGGCAcctccaggtgtaccagacctggGCGCTCCACTGTGGTGCAGCCCAACCTGGCCTACTGCAGCAAGGACCGCATTCTTAAACATGCTGCAGCTACTATGAAATGCTTAAGTTCAGGCAAAGAACAGAAGCCAAAACCTAAGGAGAAGATCAAGATGAAGCCAGAGAAGCTCCGTCTTGCACAGTATAGTGTTCAG GGAGGcattaaaagctcttctctgcacaaGAGACCagctccagaaaaaaaagaaggcacagtgaagaaggcggtggtggctttttctaggagcaaatccctcggGAAGGAGataacttgtgaaagcagcatgccgTCCTGGGCAAGCAACCAGAATTACAGTGCAGtaaagctggaaaagacttccactGTCTCGTcatcactgttgtgcaaacgtatgtatcacctgggggctggcctcctggacccctcccactctttccagatagccgtttcctga